Sequence from the Candidatus Krumholzibacteriota bacterium genome:
GGATTTCGATGGGATACTCGATATCGAAGAGAGGATGTTCGGGACATACGAAGGCACGATGATGGTTATGAAGTACGGATACGGAAACTTCGCGAAATATTGTGGTCAGGGAGCTTATAACGGAGCTCTTCAGAATGCCGATCCGGTAAACTGGGCCGATGATTTCGTAAATGGACATTGCGTCCTTGATCTCTATAACTGTCAGATAGAAAACGAGCAGTACAGCTGGGGAAGCGTCAAGTCGTTGTACAGGTAAGATGCTCAGCGGGGTTGAAACCCTATTGTGAAACGTATCCACATCGGCGTGGGGACTCCTTTTACTTCGCCGGGGATGAAGCGTATCTCTCTTGCCGCTGCTATGGCTGTCTCATTAAGGATATTCTGGGGAAGTCCCCTCGAGAGCTTGATCTCGGTGACTTCCCCTTTTTCATTTACATAGAGTAGAAGTTCGACTTTGCCGTCGACGTCTTTTTTTATATTCTCCGGATACTTCGGCCACGGGATGAAAAGAGGCTTTGGTTCGACATTGTTCCTTTTAGTTCCCGATCTGCTGCTGCTTCCCCTGTTTGCGGAGTTGCCTGCCAGCGGTTCGATATTGAGATCGACATCTCCGAATTCCTCGAAAACCGATTGTTTTTCCTGTTCAGTAACGGCAGGCTCGTCCGGTTGAAGATCCAGTTCAGGGATGATCACCTCGTCAGGATACGGGATGAGGGAGAAAGTCCTCCCATCTCCTGAATAGTCAGAGATACCTTTATCTCCGGGCACTTCCGTTCTGAAGATCTCAAGATATTCAGGTTTGAGAAGAAGAAAAAGAGCTATATGAAGAATAAGAGCGGCGGATATTATGGTGATCCATTCTTTCGATCCCCTGTCGTGTCTGAAAATATTTTTTCGGTACTCAGGACTCATAATCGGATTAACCGCCGCTCGCCTGTGTGAATATACTCATATCAGGTTTCAATAGTAGCATCTTAACAGCTTCTGTAGTATATTATCTGCGGGAATATTGTGCAAGAAAGCTAAAATGACAGGAATGATACGCAGGAAAGATGTGACCGTGCCGAATTTCCTCACCGTGATGAGGATATTGATGGCGATCTTCGCGATATTCATGATCGGCACGGCAGAATATTCACGGATCGCCGCAATGATGCTTATCGCCGCGTCTTTCCTGGATTTTTTCGATGGATGGTATGCCCGGAAATTCAAACAGGTAACAAAACTCGGAACGCATCTCGACCCGTTTGCCGATAAGGTCCTTATGGCAGTGATCTTTATTTCTCTCAGCAGGGCGTTCAACTGGGGATGGTTCTACTATTTTGTCGCCGTGATCATGCTTCGCGAGATAATAATAACATTTTACAGGATGCGGGTGCGCAGGAGATCAGGCGAATATATACCTGCGAACAGGCTTGGAAAGATAAAAACGATTATTCAGTCCATTGTTGGCGATACCCTTATTTTCTACATTTTCATCTACCCGAAAAGTATCCCCGGAAATAACTGGCTTATATTCTCCATAATGACAATGGTCGTGTTCATAACCATTGATTCAGGACTGCGGTATATACTCCCGCGATGTTCAGACGGAAAGAAAAGATCGGTACTCGAAAGGATATCCAAGTGGGTATTCGGAGTACTGGCAAGGGAGGTATAGTATGGATGTCTATGAGGCGATAAGGATGAGAACGAGCGTCAGGGCATACAAAGCTGATACTGTGGAAGAAGAAAAACTCGGCAGGTTG
This genomic interval carries:
- a CDS encoding energy transducer TonB yields the protein MSPEYRKNIFRHDRGSKEWITIISAALILHIALFLLLKPEYLEIFRTEVPGDKGISDYSGDGRTFSLIPYPDEVIIPELDLQPDEPAVTEQEKQSVFEEFGDVDLNIEPLAGNSANRGSSSRSGTKRNNVEPKPLFIPWPKYPENIKKDVDGKVELLLYVNEKGEVTEIKLSRGLPQNILNETAIAAAREIRFIPGEVKGVPTPMWIRFTIGFQPR
- the pgsA gene encoding CDP-diacylglycerol--glycerol-3-phosphate 3-phosphatidyltransferase; amino-acid sequence: MTGMIRRKDVTVPNFLTVMRILMAIFAIFMIGTAEYSRIAAMMLIAASFLDFFDGWYARKFKQVTKLGTHLDPFADKVLMAVIFISLSRAFNWGWFYYFVAVIMLREIIITFYRMRVRRRSGEYIPANRLGKIKTIIQSIVGDTLIFYIFIYPKSIPGNNWLIFSIMTMVVFITIDSGLRYILPRCSDGKKRSVLERISKWVFGVLAREV